A genomic region of Hyalangium minutum contains the following coding sequences:
- a CDS encoding OmpP1/FadL family transporter produces the protein MMKKTLSVVTLLAAGLSHAAGFSFDTHSGRATGMSYATTAVTDDSTAIAFNVSNILSVEKLDIAVGDVTTLPKLSFTPEGGTKQNMGTTVVPPPHLFGVYRINDSMAAGVGVYVPYAAGSNWKDDFPFRTRGYYAKLATYYVSPSFAYQPHKNFRLGVGLNVVRGTVEITRKINFIDSEGTINLGGGGWALGYNAGINITLLENLLDVGATFRSPTKITFKGQGDFQDIPPAFQTTLVDQDLKSTITLPGTANLGVGFTPIEGLTLAFDAQLVLWSTFEEFGIEFENPALTNIAAKNWKDTWNFRVGAEYAVTKNVLVRVGAAYDPIPSPEDTLTPELPDSNRYKASAGLGFKFDPIRADLGYQFVVLKDTKSTAVGYEGTYNGKGHVLGLTLGYSMK, from the coding sequence ATGATGAAAAAGACACTCTCTGTCGTAACCCTGCTCGCCGCTGGCCTCAGCCACGCCGCGGGCTTCTCCTTCGACACCCACAGCGGCCGGGCCACCGGCATGTCGTACGCGACCACTGCGGTCACGGACGACTCCACCGCCATCGCCTTCAACGTCTCCAACATCCTGAGCGTGGAGAAGCTCGACATCGCGGTGGGTGACGTCACCACGCTGCCCAAGCTGTCCTTCACCCCTGAGGGCGGCACCAAGCAGAACATGGGCACCACGGTGGTGCCACCGCCCCACCTGTTCGGCGTCTACCGCATCAACGACTCGATGGCCGCCGGCGTGGGCGTCTACGTGCCCTACGCCGCAGGCTCCAACTGGAAGGATGACTTCCCGTTCCGCACGCGGGGCTACTACGCCAAGCTGGCCACGTACTACGTGAGCCCCTCGTTCGCGTACCAGCCGCACAAGAACTTCCGGCTCGGCGTCGGGTTGAATGTCGTCCGCGGCACGGTGGAGATCACCCGGAAGATCAACTTCATCGACAGCGAGGGCACCATCAACCTGGGCGGTGGCGGCTGGGCTCTCGGCTACAACGCGGGCATCAACATCACCCTCCTGGAGAACCTGCTGGACGTCGGCGCCACGTTCCGCAGCCCCACGAAGATCACCTTCAAGGGTCAGGGCGACTTCCAGGACATCCCCCCGGCGTTCCAGACCACGCTGGTGGACCAGGACCTGAAGTCGACGATCACCCTGCCTGGCACGGCGAACCTGGGCGTGGGCTTCACGCCCATCGAGGGCCTGACGCTCGCGTTCGACGCACAACTGGTGCTCTGGTCGACCTTCGAGGAGTTCGGCATCGAGTTCGAGAACCCGGCGCTGACGAACATCGCGGCGAAGAACTGGAAGGACACCTGGAACTTCCGCGTGGGCGCGGAGTACGCCGTGACGAAGAACGTGCTGGTGCGGGTGGGTGCTGCGTATGACCCGATTCCCAGCCCCGAGGACACGCTCACGCCGGAGCTGCCGGATTCCAACCGGTACAAGGCCTCGGCGGGCCTCGGCTTCAAGTTCGATCCGATCCGGGCGGACCTGGGCTACCAGTTCGTCGTCCTGAAGGACACGAAGAGCACGGCGGTGGGCTACGAGGGCACCTACAACGGCAAGGGCCACGTGCTCGGGCTCACGCTCGGTTACTCGATGAAGTAA